The sequence CAAGAGAAATCCGATTCCAGCGCCCAAAACTACGATCATCGCCGGTTCGATAAGGTCAACAAGAGTATCCACCGTAGTCTCCACTTCTCTTTGGTAGAACTTCGCAAGAGTTTTCATGATATTTCCGAGTTCTCCGGTTTCTTCACCGACTTTGATCATCTGCATCATAATGCCTGGAATCTCCGGACTTCTTGCAAGCGCATCCGAAAGAGCGCTTCCGGCTTTCACCGCTTCATAACAACGCTTCAAAATGTCTTCGTAGACCCTGTTTCCAACCACCGCAGTCGTGATTTCAAGCACACGAAGCATTGGAATTCCGGAGAGGATCATCGTATTTAAATTATCAGCAATTCGCGAAAGGTAAAGTTTTTTATAGAGAGTTCCGATATACGGCATCGTAATTTTAAAACGAGCAAGCGACATACTCCCCGCATCCGTGCGGAAAAATCTGAAAAGCAAAATTCCGCAGATAATAAGGATGATGACGGCAAAGACACCATAATTGACCAAGAAACTGCTGATAGTAATAATCACCCTCGTCACAAAAGGAATCGCCTGTCCTGAATCAATAAGAATGGAACTAATACGGGGAATAACCATCGTAAACATAAGAATCATCACCGAAAAAAACGTAACGATAATAAAAGCAGGGTAAATGAGGGCGTTTCTTGCCTTCATCGTCACCGCATAGGAGCGGTCGAGATAATCGGCCAGAAACTGGAAAGTCATATCCAGTTTCCCTGATTCCTCTCCTGAAACCACCATATTTACGAAAAAGTCAGAAAATATTTTGGGAAATTTTGCCAGAGCCTTTGAGATTGTTGAACCGCCCTGAATATCAGTAGAAACTTCCAAAAGAGCTTTTTTGAGAACAGGATTCTCTTGTTGTTCGCCAAGAAGCTGAAAAACGCGTAGAGCTGAAACTTGCGCTTCGAAAAGGGTTGAAATCTGGCGAGAAAGGATGACGACTTCACCATTCGAAACCCTGTCGAAAAGAGAAATATTATGCTTCAAGAAGCCTTGCGGTTTGTCGGCGGGCGTAATGGAAGAAACAGTAAGTCCCCGCCTCTGCAGAGAATTAATCGCCACATCGATATTCACCGCCTCGATCGAGCCTGGAATGGATTGCCCCTTCGTGTCTACTGACGTGTAATTAAAAAGCATAATAAAATTACAAAAGCTTCTTCAAAGTCTTTGGATTAAAGGAGCGTAGGTACGCATTCTCGACACTTATTTCTCCCGCGCGAACAAGATCAGCGAGGCATCGGTTCATATCAATCATCCCTTCTTCAAGGCCTGTTTCAATGACAGTATTTATTTCGTGAGTGCGTTTCTCACGGATAAGGTTCGCGACAGCGTTGGTGTTGATGAGAAGCTCGTAAGCCGGAATAAGGCCCCCGGAAATGCGGGGAATGAGGCGTTGAGAGAAAATACCGCTCATTGATTCAGAGAGCTGGGTGCGAATTTGATCCTGCTGGTCCGGCGGGAATGAGTCAATGATTCGGTCAATGGTCTGTGCGGCGTTATTGGTGTGAAGCGTAGACATCACCAGATGTCCTGTCTCTGCCGCAGTTACAGCAGTTGAAATAGTTTCGAGACCTCGCATCTCTCCCACCATAAGCACATCAATATCCTGACGGAAAATACTTTGAAGAGCGATATGGAAATCTTTGGTATCTATATGCACTTCTCGCTGGTCAATGATGCTCTTCTTTGGTTCAAAAATAAATTCGATCGGATCTTCGATGGTGATGATGTGTTCCGGACGGTCGTTATTGATCATCTCCACCATACTCGCAAGAGTTGTGGTTTTCCCTTGTCCAACCGGGCCCACAACAAGAAAGAATCCTTGTTGCTTTTTTGTGAATGTCTCAAGCACCGGAGGGAGATGAAGATCTTGGAGAGTTTTTATGACAGTCGGAATGAGACGAAGCGCTATGCCAATAGAACCCTTTTGAAAAAAAGCATTGCCCCGAAAGCGCGCTGATTTCCCGTATGCGTATGAAAAATCTGCTTCTTGTTCCTTAAGAAAAAGCTCTCGCTTCTCGCGGCTTAAAAGCGCGGTTACAAACCCAAGCGTATCGGTCTTTGTAAGAACGGGTTTCTTAGTAATGGGGACAAGAAAACCTGAAACTCGAATAGTAGGGTGCATTCCTTCAGAAAAGTGAATGTCTGATCCACCCTCTCGCACCACGATTTCAATCAGCTCTTCGAGTTCTTTTGTATAATCCATCCCGTTAGAAGCAGGTCGCGGTCAACGCGATCTGCATAAAGTTATTGTGGTAAATGTTTCGACTATTTTTCATCTTAATGATTGTTGTTGATTTAAACCGTGACCGCGGCTTCTAACGGGACCATTTATTTTTTCTTTTCACTAAAAATTTTTACGACCTGCTCAACGACTTCTGATGGAATGGTCGAAGCTTTCACAATATAACCATCTACGCCCATCGATTTCGCTTTCTCAATATCCGGAGATTGGCCTTGATTGGTCAGGACAACAACAACAGCTTTATCCGCAATATGCTCTTTCTTTACCGTTTCGAGGAGTTGGAACCCGCTCATTGTCGGCATTACCAAATCCAAGATAAGAATGTCCGGAATAAATCCGCCCTTCAAAGTTGTAAGAGCGTCGGCTCCGCTTGAAGCGCCGTGAACATCAAAGTTCCCCTTCTTGAATTTCATACAATACATATCAAGAAGAAATTTGTCGTCATCGACTATGAGCAATTTATATGTTTTATCTTTGTCCATGCGACTATGCAAATAAAAACGTTAGTGGTTCTATTATATACCAAACAAGATTCTGGAAGAAACGTTATCCACCGAAAATCTAAGCGCTCTTTAAAGCTTATTTACTTCCTCAAATGGAATTTCCCCATTAAAAGCCTTTATGAGCCCATCTTCCTTCATAGTAAGCATTCCCTGCTGTCTTGCCACCTTCATAATTTCAGCCTCTGTC comes from Candidatus Paceibacterota bacterium and encodes:
- a CDS encoding type II secretion system F family protein; the encoded protein is MLFNYTSVDTKGQSIPGSIEAVNIDVAINSLQRRGLTVSSITPADKPQGFLKHNISLFDRVSNGEVVILSRQISTLFEAQVSALRVFQLLGEQQENPVLKKALLEVSTDIQGGSTISKALAKFPKIFSDFFVNMVVSGEESGKLDMTFQFLADYLDRSYAVTMKARNALIYPAFIIVTFFSVMILMFTMVIPRISSILIDSGQAIPFVTRVIITISSFLVNYGVFAVIILIICGILLFRFFRTDAGSMSLARFKITMPYIGTLYKKLYLSRIADNLNTMILSGIPMLRVLEITTAVVGNRVYEDILKRCYEAVKAGSALSDALARSPEIPGIMMQMIKVGEETGELGNIMKTLAKFYQREVETTVDTLVDLIEPAMIVVLGAGIGFLLVAVLLPIYNLSSAF
- a CDS encoding PilT/PilU family type 4a pilus ATPase — protein: MDYTKELEELIEIVVREGGSDIHFSEGMHPTIRVSGFLVPITKKPVLTKTDTLGFVTALLSREKRELFLKEQEADFSYAYGKSARFRGNAFFQKGSIGIALRLIPTVIKTLQDLHLPPVLETFTKKQQGFFLVVGPVGQGKTTTLASMVEMINNDRPEHIITIEDPIEFIFEPKKSIIDQREVHIDTKDFHIALQSIFRQDIDVLMVGEMRGLETISTAVTAAETGHLVMSTLHTNNAAQTIDRIIDSFPPDQQDQIRTQLSESMSGIFSQRLIPRISGGLIPAYELLINTNAVANLIREKRTHEINTVIETGLEEGMIDMNRCLADLVRAGEISVENAYLRSFNPKTLKKLL
- a CDS encoding response regulator, with the translated sequence MDKDKTYKLLIVDDDKFLLDMYCMKFKKGNFDVHGASSGADALTTLKGGFIPDILILDLVMPTMSGFQLLETVKKEHIADKAVVVVLTNQGQSPDIEKAKSMGVDGYIVKASTIPSEVVEQVVKIFSEKKK